The sequence below is a genomic window from Streptomyces sp. NBC_00582.
TCCGTCTCCACCCAGCCGAGCTCCACCAGCGTGCGCAGCAGCATGTAGAGACTGGACTTGGGGTAGCCGACGGCCTCCTGGACCGCCGCGAGGGAGTGCATCCCGGGGCGGCCGGCGAAGTATTCCAGCAGCTCAACCGTCCGCACCGCGGACTTGACCTGGGCCCCGCCCCCCGTCTCGCCAGCCGACATCGCCCTTGACCCCTTCGTTCGACGGGAAATAGTCTCCGACAGCATATTCACCATGAGAAACGCCGTTCAGTATATCGAACATCCCTGGTGAATCAGCCAGTACCAAACGTGGCCAGTAGCAAGCGTGGAGGGACCCGCGGTGGCAGCAGCACCAGTCTGGAGTGTCGACCCCCGTACCGGGAAGCAGCGTGAACAGGTTGCGGTGGAGGCCACGGCCCAGGAGGTGGACACCGTTGTCCGCGCCGCGCACGCCACGCGCGACTCCCTCGCCGACCGCACCGTCCGCGCCGCCTTCCTGCGTACCGCCGCCGACAAGCTGGAGGCGGCCAAGGACCAGCTCGTCGAGGTCGCCGACGCGGAGACCGCGCTGGGCCCGGTGCGGCTGAACGGCGAGCTGGCCCGCACCTGCTACCAGCTGCGCGCGTTCGCCGGCATCGTCGACGAGGGCGCCTTCCTCGACGTCGTCATCAACCACCCCGACGACACCGCCACCCCGCCGATCCCGGACCTGCGCCGCTACAAGGTGCCGCTCGGCGTCGTCGCCGTCTACTCGGCCTCCAACTTCCCCTTCGCCTTCTCCGTCGCAGGCGGTGACACCGCGAGCGCGCTGGCGGCGGGCAACCCGGTCGTCGTCAAGGCGCACCCCGACCACCCAGGGCTGTCCGAGCTGGTCGCCAAGGTGCTGCGCACGGCCGCCGCCGCGCACGGCATCCCCGAGGACGTCCTCGGTCTCGTGCACGGCTTCGAGGCCGGCGTCGAGCTGATCAAGCACCCGCTGGTCGCCGCGGCCGGGTTCACCGGGTCCATCCGGGGCGGCCGCGCGCTGTTCGACGCGGCGGCGGCCCGGCCCGTGCCGATCCCGTTCCACGGCGAGCTGGGCTCGCTGAACCCCGTCGTCGTCACCGAGGCCGCCGCCGCCGAGCGCGCGGAGGCCATCGGCGCGGGCCTCGCGGGCTCCATGACGCTGGGCGTCGGCCAGTTCTGCGTGAAGCCCGGACTGGTCCTCGTACCGTCCGGCGCGGCCGGTGACGGCCTGGTCAAGTCGCTCACCGACGCGGTGAGCGCCACCGAGGCGGGCGTGCTGCTCGACCACCGGATGCGGGACAACTTCATCGCCGGTGTCGCCGAGCGCGCGGAGCTGCCCGACGTCGAGTCGCCGGTGACGCCCGGCGCGGGCGGGGAGCACACCGTCAGCGCGGGCTTCCTGACGGTGCCCGCGGCGCGGCTGGCCGCCGGGGGTGACCATGATCTGCTGCTGGAGGAGTGCTTCGGGCCGGTCACCGTGGTGGCCCGCTACGAGGACGACGGTGAGGTGAGGGAGGTGCTGTCGCGGCTGCCCGGGAACCTCACCGCGACCGTGCAGCTGTCCGACGAGGAGGCCGCCGGGCAGGGGCGCGGCGGGGAGATCCTCGCCGAGCTGACGCCGCTGGCCGGGCGGGTCCTGGTGAACGGGTGGCCGACCGGGGTCGCGGTGGCGCCCGCCCAGCACCACGGGGGGCCGTACCCGGCGACGACGTCCACGTCCACCTCCGTGGGCGGGACCGCCATCGAGCGGTGGCTGCGGCCGGTCGCCTACCAGAACGCTCCGGCCGCGCTGCTGCCGGTGGAGCTGCGGGACGAGAACGAGCTGGGGCTGCCCCGTCGGTTCAACGGGCACTTGGAGCGGTAGCGCCGCAGGGGGTGCGGTCTCTCGCGGGCCGCGGGCCGGATGTGGCCGGTCGCGCGGTTCCCCGCGCCCCCGAGAAGGTCGGCCTGAGGCGCCTGGATAATCAGGTCATGGACGTCTCGCTTCCCGAACTGCCTTTCCCCCTCCGCACCTATGGGCCCGACGGGCACTGGTCCTACGAGGACGGGGTGCTCAGCGCCTGGGCCGGGCCGCGGCAGGATCGGTTCGTGACGCCCACCGGGGAGGCGCTGGACCCCGCCGGGGACGCGCCCCGGCTCCTCGGGGCACCCGAGGGGGACTTCCAGTTGATCGCACGGGTCACCGTGGGGTTCAACTGGGCGTTCGACGCGGGGGTGTTGTACGTCCATGTCGGTGAACGCGCCTGGGCCAAGCTCTGTCTGGAGTACTCCCCGGATGTGGCGACCGTCTGCACGGTCGTCACCCGGGGTCATTCCGACGACGCCAACTCCTTCACCGTGGAGGGGAGTTCGGTCTGGCTGCGGGTGAGCAGGACCGGGCGGGCGTTCGCCTTCCACGCCTCCCGCGACGGCAAGCGCTGGACCTTCGTCCGGCTGTTCACCCTGGGGGAGGAGAAGGAGACGGGCGCCGCCCTGGTCGGGTTCATGACGCAGTCGCCGATGGGGGAGGGCTGTGTGGTGACCTACGACCACCTCGAGTTCCGGGACAGCTGGCCGGACGACCTCAGAGACGGCAGCTGAGCGGTTCCTGGAACCGGTCCGGCCGCGGTCACGTCCTCCGGATCATGATCGGAGAAACCCCCGTCCCGAGCCGTGTCATCCGCACCGCCGTGCCCGCCGAGGCGGAGGCCGTCGCCGCGCTGCACGCGCGCGCCAGGGCCACCTACTATCCCGACGGCGTCCCGCAGGACGGCACCGACTGGCTCGCCGTGTGGCGCGCGGCCGTCGAGCGGCCCGACGGGACCGTGCTGTGCCTGGTGGAAAACGGGCGGATCGTCGGGCTGGCCTCCTTCCGGGTGCCGGAGGGCGCCGACGCGGACACCGTCAAGCTGTTCCAGTTCCATGTGGACCCCGACCACTGGCGGGCGGGCCTCGGCACGGCCCTGCACACCGCCTGCGTGGAGGAGTGGCGGGCGGACGGCCG
It includes:
- a CDS encoding GNAT family N-acetyltransferase, with translation MIGETPVPSRVIRTAVPAEAEAVAALHARARATYYPDGVPQDGTDWLAVWRAAVERPDGTVLCLVENGRIVGLASFRVPEGADADTVKLFQFHVDPDHWRAGLGTALHTACVEEWRADGRRTAVLDVHVDNGRAQAFYARQGWFPDPENPPAQDDHHLFLRFSVGGTSGGE
- a CDS encoding DUF1349 domain-containing protein, with product MDVSLPELPFPLRTYGPDGHWSYEDGVLSAWAGPRQDRFVTPTGEALDPAGDAPRLLGAPEGDFQLIARVTVGFNWAFDAGVLYVHVGERAWAKLCLEYSPDVATVCTVVTRGHSDDANSFTVEGSSVWLRVSRTGRAFAFHASRDGKRWTFVRLFTLGEEKETGAALVGFMTQSPMGEGCVVTYDHLEFRDSWPDDLRDGS
- a CDS encoding aldehyde dehydrogenase (NADP(+)) — encoded protein: MAAAPVWSVDPRTGKQREQVAVEATAQEVDTVVRAAHATRDSLADRTVRAAFLRTAADKLEAAKDQLVEVADAETALGPVRLNGELARTCYQLRAFAGIVDEGAFLDVVINHPDDTATPPIPDLRRYKVPLGVVAVYSASNFPFAFSVAGGDTASALAAGNPVVVKAHPDHPGLSELVAKVLRTAAAAHGIPEDVLGLVHGFEAGVELIKHPLVAAAGFTGSIRGGRALFDAAAARPVPIPFHGELGSLNPVVVTEAAAAERAEAIGAGLAGSMTLGVGQFCVKPGLVLVPSGAAGDGLVKSLTDAVSATEAGVLLDHRMRDNFIAGVAERAELPDVESPVTPGAGGEHTVSAGFLTVPAARLAAGGDHDLLLEECFGPVTVVARYEDDGEVREVLSRLPGNLTATVQLSDEEAAGQGRGGEILAELTPLAGRVLVNGWPTGVAVAPAQHHGGPYPATTSTSTSVGGTAIERWLRPVAYQNAPAALLPVELRDENELGLPRRFNGHLER